Proteins encoded together in one Xylanibacillus composti window:
- a CDS encoding 1-deoxy-D-xylulose-5-phosphate reductoisomerase: MSRLVILGSTGSIGTQTLDVVRQHPELFQIEALAAGHNTERLAEQIEEFCPKRVVVADKAAADRLRSEVRQPVQVSYGEEALLEAAAGGDADYVVSAMVGSIGLKPTLAAIEAGRTIGLANKETLVTAGHIVTERLRACGVTMLPIDSEHSAIYQCLQGEARSSVAAITLTASGGSFRDRTRDELKGVTVEEALNHPNWSMGAKITIDSATMVNKGLEVIEAHWLFQMPYEQIKVLIHPESIIHSFVQFADTSVIAQLGLPDMRVPIQYALSYPDRLPLAAEQLDLAALGKLQFKEMDFARFPCLRMAYESGRAGGSMPTVFNAANEAAVARFLRGEIEFLHIETIIEQVLAKHQPQAEPGLEAILEIDAWARRQAEAVSF, from the coding sequence ATGAGTCGTCTAGTTATACTTGGATCTACCGGTTCCATCGGGACCCAGACACTGGATGTGGTGCGTCAGCATCCCGAGCTCTTCCAGATTGAGGCGCTTGCAGCCGGACACAATACAGAACGGTTGGCGGAGCAGATAGAGGAGTTCTGTCCCAAGCGGGTAGTTGTCGCGGATAAGGCCGCCGCAGACCGGCTGCGCTCTGAAGTGCGTCAGCCTGTGCAGGTTTCCTATGGGGAAGAGGCGCTGTTGGAAGCAGCGGCAGGAGGAGATGCCGACTATGTCGTAAGCGCCATGGTAGGCAGCATCGGCTTGAAGCCGACGCTGGCCGCTATCGAGGCTGGCCGCACCATTGGCCTGGCCAACAAGGAAACGCTGGTAACGGCAGGCCATATCGTAACCGAAAGGCTGCGCGCTTGCGGCGTGACGATGCTGCCAATCGATAGCGAGCACTCGGCCATCTATCAATGCTTGCAAGGGGAAGCGCGCAGCAGCGTTGCGGCGATTACGCTGACAGCTTCCGGCGGCTCCTTCCGTGACCGTACGAGGGATGAGCTGAAGGGTGTCACGGTAGAGGAAGCGCTGAATCATCCGAATTGGTCAATGGGGGCGAAAATTACGATCGATTCTGCGACTATGGTCAATAAGGGGCTTGAAGTCATCGAGGCCCATTGGTTGTTTCAGATGCCTTACGAGCAAATCAAGGTATTGATTCATCCGGAGAGCATCATACACTCCTTCGTGCAATTTGCGGATACGAGTGTCATTGCGCAGCTTGGCTTGCCGGATATGCGTGTGCCGATCCAATATGCGCTCAGTTATCCGGACCGCTTGCCGCTGGCCGCGGAGCAATTGGACTTGGCCGCACTGGGCAAGCTTCAGTTCAAAGAGATGGACTTCGCCCGCTTCCCTTGTCTGCGGATGGCCTATGAGAGCGGACGTGCGGGCGGCAGCATGCCGACTGTGTTCAATGCCGCGAACGAAGCGGCGGTGGCGCGGTTTTTGCGCGGAGAAATCGAGTTTTTGCACATTGAAACCATTATCGAACAAGTGCTGGCGAAGCATCAGCCGCAAGCTGAACCCGGGCTGGAAGCGATACTGGAAATTGATGCCTGGGCGAGAAGGCAGGCGGAAGCCGTCTCTTTTTGA
- a CDS encoding phosphatidate cytidylyltransferase — MKQRFVTGIPAAVGFLAVLVLGNLWFALLMAGLSLIGYYEFLTINRIRRFGPTAITGFVGMSVIILQGFPFAFLPSYDWIAVVWILLAVMLFITVATKNRETIDHAALGFLGVLYIGFGFHYMMVTRLEYGLALTILVFGCVWLSDIGAYFAGRAFGRTKLWPSISPNKTIEGAIGGMAMAIVFAVCWSLARPDDLAPSTALLLGLAAAIAGQSGDLIESALKRVRDVKDSGTLLPGHGGVLDRVDSWLLVFPIVHVLQILPAV; from the coding sequence ATGAAACAGCGATTTGTTACGGGAATACCGGCAGCTGTCGGCTTCCTGGCCGTGCTAGTGTTGGGAAACCTGTGGTTTGCCCTGTTAATGGCTGGGCTCTCCTTGATCGGGTATTATGAATTTTTGACAATCAATCGCATTCGTCGCTTCGGTCCTACCGCAATTACAGGCTTTGTCGGCATGTCGGTCATTATCCTGCAAGGGTTTCCGTTTGCCTTTCTGCCGAGCTATGACTGGATTGCGGTCGTATGGATTCTGCTTGCGGTTATGCTGTTCATTACCGTTGCAACGAAAAATCGCGAAACGATTGATCACGCCGCCTTGGGATTCCTTGGCGTGTTGTACATAGGCTTCGGATTTCATTATATGATGGTGACCCGATTGGAATATGGATTGGCGTTGACGATTCTCGTCTTTGGATGCGTATGGCTGTCTGACATTGGCGCTTATTTCGCTGGACGCGCCTTCGGCCGTACGAAATTGTGGCCGTCCATCAGCCCGAACAAGACGATAGAAGGAGCCATTGGCGGCATGGCGATGGCGATAGTGTTCGCTGTTTGCTGGTCGCTGGCGAGACCGGATGATCTTGCGCCGAGTACAGCGCTGCTGCTTGGCTTGGCAGCTGCGATAGCAGGGCAGAGCGGAGATTTAATCGAATCCGCCCTGAAACGGGTGCGTGATGTGAAGGACTCCGGCACGCTGCTGCCGGGGCATGGCGGGGTGCTGGATCGCGTGGACAGCTGGCTGCTTGTGTTCCCAATTGTCCATGTGCTGCAAATCCTTCCCGCCGTATAG
- a CDS encoding isoprenyl transferase, protein MIKRLFQSKGRPDAKEPAGTSVEAEGVPKHVAIIMDGNGRWAREHGLPRVAGHHTGMNNVREITMAADRLGVKVLTLYAFSTENWKRPKDEVDYLMSLPQEFFPKMIGELEEKNVQVRMMGHRELLPEQTLQTVEEAVKRTESNTGLVLNFAFNYGGRKEILHSVQRLMEEAASGAVRADQLDESLFRQYLLSGDLPDPDLLIRTSGEIRLSNFMLWQLAYAELWFTDVFWPDFTEEHFQRAIHDYQKRVRRYGGL, encoded by the coding sequence ATGATCAAACGTCTGTTTCAATCAAAAGGGAGACCGGACGCAAAGGAACCGGCAGGCACATCCGTCGAGGCGGAGGGTGTACCGAAGCACGTGGCGATCATCATGGATGGCAACGGCCGTTGGGCCAGAGAGCACGGCCTGCCTCGGGTGGCAGGCCACCATACCGGCATGAACAACGTCCGGGAGATAACGATGGCTGCGGATCGTCTGGGTGTCAAGGTATTGACGTTATATGCGTTCTCCACGGAAAACTGGAAGCGCCCGAAGGATGAAGTCGACTACTTGATGAGCCTGCCGCAAGAATTTTTCCCAAAGATGATCGGGGAGCTTGAGGAGAAAAATGTGCAGGTGCGCATGATGGGCCATCGCGAGCTGCTGCCGGAGCAAACGCTGCAAACAGTGGAAGAAGCAGTCAAGCGTACGGAAAGCAATACAGGGCTTGTTCTAAACTTCGCCTTCAACTACGGCGGCCGCAAGGAGATCTTGCACAGTGTGCAGCGGCTGATGGAGGAAGCGGCATCAGGCGCTGTGCGTGCGGACCAGCTGGATGAAAGCTTGTTTCGCCAATATTTGCTCAGCGGCGATTTGCCGGACCCGGATTTGCTTATTCGCACAAGCGGCGAAATTCGCTTGAGCAATTTCATGCTGTGGCAGCTCGCTTATGCCGAGCTCTGGTTTACGGATGTATTTTGGCCTGACTTTACGGAAGAGCATTTTCAACGTGCCATACACGATTATCAGAAGCGCGTTCGGAGATACGGCGGATTGTAG
- the frr gene encoding ribosome recycling factor, giving the protein MPQAIKKNAEERMDKAIQALKRELTSLRAGRATPALLDRIQVDYYGTQTPLNQVGSITTPDARTLMIQPWDKSSLGDIEKAIMKSDLGLTPTNDGSVIRLTIPALTEERRAELVKLTRKYGEEAKVAIRNIRRDANDDIKKLEKSEISEDESRRHQDDVQKLTDKYTAEVDKVLAAKEKEILEV; this is encoded by the coding sequence ATGCCACAAGCGATCAAGAAAAATGCGGAAGAACGGATGGATAAAGCGATTCAGGCTTTGAAGAGAGAGTTGACTTCATTGCGTGCCGGACGGGCAACACCTGCGTTGCTGGACCGCATCCAGGTGGACTACTACGGTACGCAGACGCCTTTGAACCAGGTGGGCAGCATTACGACGCCGGACGCTCGCACGCTGATGATTCAGCCGTGGGATAAGTCTTCGCTAGGGGATATTGAGAAGGCGATTATGAAGTCTGATCTCGGGTTGACGCCAACGAACGACGGCTCTGTCATTCGCCTTACGATACCGGCACTGACGGAAGAACGTCGTGCGGAGCTCGTCAAGCTGACCCGCAAATACGGCGAGGAAGCAAAGGTAGCGATCCGCAACATTCGCCGTGACGCCAACGATGATATCAAAAAGCTGGAGAAAAGCGAGATTTCGGAAGACGAGTCCCGCCGCCACCAGGACGATGTTCAGAAGCTGACAGATAAATACACGGCAGAAGTGGATAAAGTGCTCGCTGCCAAGGAAAAGGAAATTTTGGAAGTATAA